A window of the Mus pahari chromosome 1, PAHARI_EIJ_v1.1, whole genome shotgun sequence genome harbors these coding sequences:
- the Bccip gene encoding BRCA2 and CDKN1A-interacting protein — protein sequence MASKAKKRAVGNGVQRPLGAAGQREEEEEDEVEDEVEDEEEDDEDSDEEQDEDDEIVDEEVNIEFEAYSISDNDYGGIKKLLQQLFLKAPVNTAELTNLLIQQSHIGSVIKQTDVSEDSDDEVDEDEIFGFISLLNLTERKGTQCAEQIKELVLSFCEKTCEQSVVEQLDKLLNDTSKPVGLLLSERFINVPPQIALPMHQQLQKELSEARRTNKPCGKCCFYLLISKTFMEAGKSSSRKRRDDLQQGALMFANAEEEFFYEKSILKFSYSVQGESDTCLGGRWSFDDVPMKPLRTVMLIPDDRMNEIMETLKDHLSV from the exons ATGGCATCCAAGGCTAAGAAGCGAGCGGTGGGAAATGGGGTTCAGCGGCCGCTGGGAGCAGCGGGCCAgcgggaggaggaagaagaggatgaggtgGAGGATGAggtggaggatgaggaagaagacgATGAAGACAGTGACGAAGAACAGGATGAAGACGACGAAATCGTGGACGAG GAAGTGAATATTGAATTTGAAGCTTATTCCATCTCAGATAACGATTATGGCGGAATTAAGAAATTACTGCAACAG ctTTTCCTAAAAGCCCCTGTGAACACTGCAGAGCTGACGAATCTCCTGATTCAGCAGAGCCACATTGGGAGTGTGATTAAG cAAACAGATGTTTCAGAAGACAGTGATGATGAAGTGGATGAAGATGAGATCTTTGGCTTCATAAGCCTTTTAAATTTGACTGAAAGAAAG GGGACTCAGTGTGCTGAACAAATTAAAGAGCTGGTTCTAAGCTTCTGTGAGAAGACCTGTGAGCAGAGTGTGGTTGAACAGCTGGACAAGCTTTTGAATGACACCAGCAAGCCGGTGGGCCTTCTGCTAAGTGAAAGATTCATTAACGTCCCTCCACAGATTGCCCTGCCCATGCACCAGCAGCTTCA GAAAGAACTGTCTGAGGCGCGAAGAACCAACAAGCCATGTGGGAAGTGCTGCTTCTACCTGCTGATTAGTAAGACATTTATGGAAGCAGGAAAGTCCAGTTCCAGAAAGAGGCGGGACGACCTTCAGCAGGGGGCACTGATGTTTGCAAATGCAGAGGAAGAGTTCTTCTATGAG AAGTCAATCTTGAAGTTCAGCTACTCGGTGCAGGGGGAGAGTGACACTTGTCTGGGAGGCAGATGGTCCTTCGATGACGTTCCGATGAAGCCCTTGCGGACTGTGATGTTAATTCCAGACGACAGGATGAATGAGATCATGGAAACCCTGAAAGACCATCTCTCCGTCTAG